One stretch of Macaca nemestrina isolate mMacNem1 chromosome 17, mMacNem.hap1, whole genome shotgun sequence DNA includes these proteins:
- the LOC105471839 gene encoding olfactory receptor 1D2, whose product MLQRVGEMDGGNQSKGSEFLLLGMSESPEQQRILFWMFLSMYLVTVVGNALIILAISSDSRLHTPMYFFLVNLSFTDLFFVTNTIPKMLVNLQSQNKAIAYAGCLTQLYFLVSLVALDNLILAVMAYDRYVAICHPLHYVTAMSPGLCILLLSLCWVFSVLYGLIHTLLMTRVTFCGSRKIHYLFCEMYVLLRLACSNIHVNHTVLVATGCFIFLIPLGFMITSYARIVRAILRIPSATGKYKAFSTCASHLAVVSLFYGTLGMVYLQPLQTYSMKDSVATVMYAVVTPMMNPFIYSLRNKDMHGALGRLLQGKAFWKLT is encoded by the coding sequence ATGTTGCAGAGAGTTGGGGAAATGGATGGAGGCAACCAGAGTAAAGGTTCAGAGTTCCTTCTCCTGGGGATGTCAGAGAGTCCTGAGCAGCAGCGGATCCTGTTTTGGATGTTCCTGTCCATGTACCTGGTCACGGTGGTGGGAAATGCGCTCATCATCCTGGCCATCAGCTCTGATTCTCGCctgcacacccccatgtactTCTTCCTGGTCAACCTCTCCTTCACTGACCTCTTCTTTGTCACCAACACAATCCCCAAGATGCTGGTGAACCTCCAGTCCCAGAACAAAGCCATCGCCTATGCAGGGTGTCTGACGCAGCTCTACTTCCTAGTCTCCTTGGTGGCCCTGGACAACCTCATTCTGGCCGTGATGGCGTATGACCGCTATGTGGCCATCTGCCACCCTCTCCACTATGTCACAGCCATGAGCCCTGGACTCTGTATCTTGCTCCTCTCCTTGTGTTGGGTGTTCTCTGTCCTCTATGGCCTCATCCATACCCTCCTCATGACCAGGGTGACCTTCTGTGGGTCCCGAAAGATCCACTACCTCTTCTGTGAGATGTACGTCCTGCTGCGGCTGGCATGTTCCAACATCCACGTCAACCACACAGTATTGGTTGCCACGGGCTGCTTCATCTTCCTCATCCCCTTAGGTTTCATGATCACGTCCTACGCCCGCATTGTCAGAGCCATCCTCCGAATACCCTCAGCCACTGGGAAGTACAAAGCCTTCTCCACCTGTGCCTCCCATTTGGCTGTGGTCTCCCTTTTCTATGGGACTCTGGGTATGGTATACCTGCAGCCCCTCCAAACCTACTCCATGAAGGACTCAGTAGCCACAGTGATGTATGCGGTGGTGACACCCATGATGAACCCCTTCATCTACAGCCTGAGGAACAAGGACATGCATGGGGCTCTGGGAAGACTTCTCCAAGGAAAAGCCTTCTGGAAGTTGACATGA
- the LOC105471850 gene encoding olfactory receptor 3A2, whose protein sequence is MEPEAGTNRTAVAEFILLGLVQTEEMQSVVFVLFLFAYLVTVGGNLSILAAVLVEPKLHTPMYFFLGNLSVLDVGCITVTVPAMLGRLLSHKCTISYDACLSQLFFFHLLAGMDCFLLTAMAYDRFLAICRPLTYSTRMSQTVQRMLVAASWACAFTNALTHTVAISTLNFCGPNEVNHFYCDLPQLFRLSCSSTQLNELLLFAVGFIMAGAPLVLIITSYSHVAAAVLRIRSVEGRKKAFSTCGAHLTVVCLFYGTGIFNYMRLGSEEASDKDKGVGVFNTVINPMLNPLIYSLRNPDVQGALWRIFLGRRSLT, encoded by the coding sequence ATGGAGCCAGAAGCTGGGACCAACAGGACCGCCGTTGCTGAGTTCATTCTGCTGGGCCTGGTGCAAACAGAAGAGATGCAGTCTGTGGTCTTTGTGCTCTTCCTCTTTGCCTATCTGGTCACAGTTGGGGGCAACCTCAGCATCCTGGCAGCTGTCTTGGTGGAGCCCAAACTCCACACCCCCATGTACTTCTTCCTGGGGAACCTATCAGTGTTGGATGTCGGATGTATCACTGTCACTGTGCCTGCAATGTTGGGTCGTCTCTTGTCCCACAAGTGCACAATTTCCTATGatgcctgcctctcccagctcttcTTCTTCCACCTTCTGGCTGGGATGGACTGCTTCCTGCTGACCGCCATGGCCTATGACCGATTCCTGGCCATCTGCCGGCCCCTCACCTACAGCACCCGCATGAGTCAGACAGTCCAGAGGATGTTGGTGGCTGCGTCCTGGGCTTGTGCTTTCACCAACGCACTGACCCACACTGTGGCCATATCCACACTCAACTTCTGTGGCCCTAACGAGGTCAATCACTTCTACTGTGACCTCCCACAGCTTTTCCGGCTCTCCTGCTCCAGCACGCAACTCAATGAGCTGCTGCTCTTTGCTGTGGGTTTCATCATGGCAGGTGCACCTTTGGTTCTCATCATCACCTCCTACAGCCACGTGGCAGCTGCAGTTCTACGAATCCGTTCCGTGGAGGGCCGGAAGAAGGCCTTCTCCACCTGTGGCGCCCACCTCactgtggtttgtcttttctaTGGAACAGGTATCTTCAACTACATGAGACTGGGTTCAGAGGAGGCTTCGGACAAGGATAAAGGGGTTGGAGTTTTCAACACTGTTATCAACCCCATGCTGAACCCTCTTATCTACAGCCTCAGAAACCCTGATGTTCAGGGTGCTCTGTGGCGAATATTTTTGGGGAGGAGATCACTGACCTGA
- the LOC105471841 gene encoding LOW QUALITY PROTEIN: olfactory receptor 1D5-like (The sequence of the model RefSeq protein was modified relative to this genomic sequence to represent the inferred CDS: inserted 3 bases in 2 codons) has protein sequence MLQKVGGMDGDNQSENSQFLLLGMSESPEQQRILFWMFLSMXTVVGNDLFFVTNTIPKMLANLQSQNKAISSDSHLHTPMYFFLAKSSFTDLFFVTNXVPRMLVNLQSQNKAISYAGCLTQLYFLVSLVTLDNLILAMAYDHYVAICHPLHYVTAMSPGLCVLLLCLCWGLSVLYGLLLTLLMTTVTFCGSRKIHYLFCEMYVLLRLACFSTHIIHTVLIATGCFIFITPLGFMTTSYVRIVRTILQIPSASKKYKTFSTCASHLGVVSLFYGTLAMVYLQPLHTYSMKDSVATVMYAVVTPMMNPFIYSLRNKNMHGALGRLLGRPFQRPK, from the exons ATGTTGCAGAAGGTTGGGGGAATGGATGGAGATaaccagagtgagaactcacaGTTCCTACTCCTGGGGATGTCAGAGAGTCCTGAGCAGCAGCGGATCCTGTTTTGGATGTTCCTGTCCA TCACGGTGGTGGGAAATGACCTCTTCTTTGTCACCAACACAATCCCCAAGATGCTGGCGAACCTCCAGTCCCAGAACAAAGCCATCAGCTCTGATTCCCACctgcacacccccatgtactTCTTCCTGGCCAAATCCTCCTTCACTGACCTCTTCTTTGTCACCAA AGTCCCCAGGATGCTGGTGAACCTCCAGTCCCAGAACAAAGCCATCTCCTATGCAGGGTGTCTGACACAGCTCTACTTCCTGGTCTCCTTGGTGACCCTGGACAACCTCATCCTGGCCATGGCATATGACCACTATGTGGCCATCTGCCACCCCCTCCACTATGTCACAGCCATGAGTCCTGGACTCTGTGTCTTGCTCCTCTGCTTGTGTTGGGGGCTGTCTGTTCTCTATggcctcctcctcaccctcctcatGACCACGGTGACCTTCTGTGGGTCCCGAAAGATCCACTACCTCTTCTGTGAGATGTACGTCCTGCTGCGGCTGGCATGTTTCAGCACCCACATCATTCACACAGTGTTGATTGCCACTGGCTGCTTCATCTTCATCACCCCCTTAGGGTTCATGACCACATCCTATGTACGTATTGTCAGAACCATCCTTCAGATACCCTCAGCCTCTAAGAAATACAAAACCTTCTCCACCTGTGCCTCACATTTGGGTGTGGTCTCCCTCTTTTATGGGACACTTGCTATGGTATATCTGCAGCCCCTCCACACCTACTCCATGAAGGACTCAGTAGCCACAGTGATGTATGCTGTGGTGACGCCTATGATGAACCCTTTCATCTACAGCCTGAGGAACAAGAACATGCATGGGGCTCTGGGAAGACTCCTAGGGAGACCCTTTCAGAGGCCTAAATGA